A window of Caretta caretta isolate rCarCar2 chromosome 11, rCarCar1.hap1, whole genome shotgun sequence contains these coding sequences:
- the GORASP2 gene encoding Golgi reassembly-stacking protein 2, translated as MGASQSVEIPGGGTEGYHVLRVQENSPGHRAGLEPFFDFIVSINDSRLNKDNDTLKDLLKANVEKPVKMQVYSSKTLELRETSVTPSNMWGGQGLLGVSIRFCSFDGANENVWHVLEVESNSPAALAGLRPHSDYVIGADTVMNESEDLFSLIETHEGKPLKLYVYNTDTDNCREVIITPNSAWGGEGSLGCGIGYGYLHRIPTRPFEEGKKISLPGQLHSAPISPLKDGFTEVQLSSVNPPSTLPPGTTGIEQGLSGLSISSTPTTVSSVLSTGVPTVPLLPPQVNQSLSSVPPVNPATTLPGLMSLPTGLPNLTSLSSLNLPAPPIIPGAGLSEILHPGLPPLPSFPPLNLSGITPLPMPPEFLAQFPLVTEVSTPPTDLLPHSTTVSVEQTSALTLDTAVPTSKATPVDDRSNESSTVNEKPSTVTAVHTSESS; from the exons GTACAAGAAAATTCACCAGGACATAGGGCTGGACTGGAGCCATTCTTTGATTTTATTGTTTCTATTAATGATTCAAGATTG aataaagacaatgacaCACTCAAGGATCTGTTGAAAGCAAATGTTGAAAAGCCTGTAAAAATGCAAGTGTACAGTAGCAAAACGCTGGAACTGAGAGAAACATCAGTAACTCCCAGTAATATGTGGGGTGGACAGGGCCTGCTGGGAGTGAGTATTCGTTTCTGCAGTTTTGATGGAGCCAATGAAAATGTATGGCATGTATTG GAAGTCGAATCAAATTCTCCTGCTGCACTAGCAGGTCTTAGACCACATAGTGACTATGTCATCGGAGCAGATACTGTCATGAATGAG tctgaagATCTGTTCTCTCTCATTGAAACACATGAAGGAAAACCATTAAAACTTTATGTGTACAACACAGACACGGATAATTGTCGAGAGGTGATTATTACCCCCAATTCTGCATGGGGTGGAGAAGGCAG cCTAGGTTGTGGCATTGGCTATGGGTATTTACATCGGATACCTACACGTCCATttgaagagggaaagaaaattTCTCTCCCTGGGCAATTGCATAGTGCACCCATCAGTCCACTCAAAGATGGATTTACAGAG GTTCAACTGTCTTCAGTTAATCCCCCATCCACATTACCACCTGGAACAACAGGAATTGAACAGGGTCTGTCAGGACTGTCCATTAGTTCAACCCCTACTACGGTCAGTAGTGTTCTCAGTACAG GTGTCCCAACAGTACCATTATTGCCACCACAAGTAAATCAGTCCCTCAGTTCAGTGCCACCAGTTAACCCAGCAACTACATTGCCAG GTCTGATGTCATTACCAACTGGACTTCCTAACCTGACCAgtctttctagtctgaatttaccTGCACCACCCATCATTCCTGGTGCTGGATTGTCAGAAATCCTACATCCTG gTTTGCCACCACTTCCTTCCTTTCCACCTCTAAATCTATCTGGAATAACTCCTCTCCCAATGCCACCTGAGTTTCTTGCACAATTTCCTTTGGTCACAGAGGTATCTACTCCACCTACAGATCTGCTTCCCCATAGCACAACTGTAAGCGTAGAACAAACCTCTGCACTCACCTTGGATACTGCTGTCCCCACCTCTAAGGCAACTCCTGTTGATGACAGATCAAATGAATCTTCTACAGTAAATGAAAAACCATCCACGGTCACAGCTGTTCATACTTCAGAATCATCATAA